A genome region from Acipenser ruthenus chromosome 29, fAciRut3.2 maternal haplotype, whole genome shotgun sequence includes the following:
- the LOC117417498 gene encoding regulating synaptic membrane exocytosis protein 4-like, translating to MERSQSRISLSASFEALAIYFPCMNSFDEDDVDADGRKLRGGIQRSTETGLAVEMPSRTVRQASHESIEDSMNSYGSEGKLGVFGVNGYGNLAQELPKGLQESVEFEGQGLNYSGVCLASDTQFSDFLDGMGPAQFVGRQTLATPSMGDVEIGLMERNGQLEVEIIQARGLTLKPGSKTSPAAYIKVYLLENGICVAKKKTKCARKSRDPIYNQVLVFSESPQGKVLQVIVWGNYSRMDRKCFLGVARVLLEELDLSSMLIGWYKLFPTSSMVDPTMAPLIRHSSQLSLESPCCDRS from the exons ATGGAGCGCTCCCAGAGCCGGATCAGTCTGTCGGCGTCCTTCGAAGCCCTCGCCATCTACTTCCCCTGCATGAACTCCTTCGACGAGGACGACGTGG ATGCGGACGGTCGGAAGCTCCGAGGGGGTATTCAGCGCAGCACCGAGACGGGACTCGCTGTGGAGATGCCAAGCCGGACAGTCAGACAAGCGAGCCACGAGTCCATCGAGGACAGCATGAACAGCTACGGATCTGAGGGAAA ACTGGGAGTATTTGGAGTAAATGGCTATGGGAATCTAGCCCAAGAACTCCCTAAAGGTCTCCAGGAGAGTGTGGAGTTTGAAGGTCAAGG CCTGAATTACAGTGGGGTTTGCCTTGCGTCCGACACTCAGTTCAGTGACTTCCTGGATGGAATGGGCCCGGCACAGTTTGTTGGACGTCAGACGTTGGCTACGCCATCAATGG GGGACGTTGAAATTGGATTGATGGAGAGAAATGGCCAGCTGGAGGTGGAGATTATTCAGGCACGAGGTCTGACCCTCAAACCGGGCTCCAAAACATCACCag CTGCGTATATTAAGGTGTACCTTCTTGAAAACGGTATCTGTGTTGCAAAAAAGAAGACAAAGTGTGCTCGCAAATCACGAGACCCCATTTACAACCAGGTCCTGGTCTTCTCTGAAAGTCCTCAGGGGAAAGTCTTGCAG GTGATCGTGTGGGGGAACTACAGCCGCATGGATCGTAAGTGTTTCCTGGGCGTGGCCCGCGTGCTGCTGGAGGAGCTGGATTTGTCCAGCATGCTCATCGGCTGGTACAAGCTCTTCCCCACCTCCTCCATGGTGGACCCCACGATGGCGCCGTTAATCCGGCACTCCTCACAGCTCTCGCTCGAGAGCCCTTGCTGTGACAGGTCATAA